A single Alkalihalobacillus sp. TS-13 DNA region contains:
- a CDS encoding zf-HC2 domain-containing protein: MKCDGKYSAYMHKWVDETIEPLEKLELLQHIKTCSDCKGKFEEIKNVDQLLHSHHVIKAPNGFTSKVMERLPKEKSSSKMRRWFKHHPILTAAVLFLLLMSSSIYSEWGSHRSNPISVSANGAQVKIDQESGKVFVPEGEIVKGDLIVKNGDVEIAGKVEGDVTVINGNHYLASAGHIAGESEEIHKITEWVWYRLKEGANTVKGWFGSE; this comes from the coding sequence ATGAAATGCGATGGTAAGTACTCAGCTTATATGCATAAATGGGTTGATGAAACGATTGAGCCTCTTGAAAAATTAGAATTGCTCCAACATATCAAAACATGTTCAGACTGCAAGGGGAAATTTGAAGAAATCAAAAACGTCGATCAATTGCTGCATAGCCATCATGTTATAAAAGCGCCAAATGGTTTTACTTCAAAAGTTATGGAACGATTGCCTAAAGAAAAGTCTTCTTCCAAGATGAGGAGATGGTTCAAACATCACCCAATCCTGACTGCTGCGGTTCTTTTTCTTCTGTTGATGTCAAGCTCAATATATAGTGAATGGGGAAGCCATAGGAGTAACCCGATTTCAGTTTCAGCAAATGGCGCACAGGTCAAAATAGACCAGGAAAGTGGCAAAGTCTTTGTTCCTGAAGGCGAAATTGTAAAAGGTGACCTTATTGTAAAGAACGGCGATGTCGAAATTGCAGGGAAGGTTGAAGGGGATGTTACCGTCATCAACGGTAACCACTATCTTGCTTCCGCTGGACATATTGCTGGAGAAAGTGAAGAAATCCATAAGATAACAGAATGGGTCTGGTACCGTTTGAAAGAAGGGGCAAACACAGTAAAAGGATGGTTTGGATCGGAATAA